The Mytilus edulis unplaced genomic scaffold, xbMytEdul2.2 SCAFFOLD_2070, whole genome shotgun sequence genome window below encodes:
- the LOC139508182 gene encoding 17-beta-hydroxysteroid dehydrogenase 13-like (The sequence of the model RefSeq protein was modified relative to this genomic sequence to represent the inferred CDS: added 39 bases not found in genome assembly), whose translation MGGSATSYVVDVAKADDVHKTAEQMRREVGDVDILVNNAGIFYGGELLKLKEAHIRRTFDVNTLSHFWTVKEFLPAMIEKNCGHIVTIASMVAKSGTAYMVDYSASKYAVYGFTEALNEELMKLGKNGVKSTTVCPAFVSTGLVKQIRDKITTLLTPGTVAVEVVKGIQYKQEHVYIPRIL comes from the exons ATGGGTGGCTCAGCAACGTCTTATGTGGTTGATGTAGCAAAGGCAGACGACGTTCACAAAACAGCCGAACAAATGAGAAGAGAAGTAGGAGATGTAGATATACTGGTGAATAATGCTGGGATTTTTTATGGTGGAGAACTCTTAAAACTTAAAGAGGCTCACATAAGGAGAACTTTTGATGTTAACACGTTGTCACATTTCTGG ACTGTGAAAGAATTTTTGCCAGCAATGATAGAAAAGAATTGTGGTCACATTGTCACTATAGCATCAATGGTAGCCAAATCAGGGACAGCCTATATGGTAGATTACAG TGCATCAAAGTATGCTGTATATGGATTCACCGAAGCTTTAAATGAAGAACTTATGAAGTTAGGAAAGAATGGAGTAAAATCTACAACCGTTTGTCCAGCATTTGTTTCAACTGGACTGGTCAAGCAGATCAGAGATAA AATAACGACATTATTAACTCCTGGTACTGTGGCTGTTGAAGTTGTTAAAGGTATCCA